The following nucleotide sequence is from Salvia splendens isolate huo1 chromosome 2, SspV2, whole genome shotgun sequence.
TTTCAGGCTGATAAACCAGGTCGCGAAAGAGATATGGGTTTGCGAGAATCAGGCCGTGACTCGGTGGGAGGGAGACATCATGGACTTCAAGCGGCACCTAAGGGCGAGAGCCGGCTTGTTGGACTGAGGTGAGATGGTAGTGTATGAGGCAGAGCACAGGCAGAGCTAGTTTTCCTCGCATAGCTATGGTGTGCTCGGGCGGGTATTCTGTCCGGTGATGATGCCTGTGTAAGTCGCGCATTAGGTGAGGTAGATGTGAAATGGGTGCTGGCTGCTATATTCTGTGTCATGCCCTGGCGTCCAAGAGGCGGAGGTGGCTTCTCCCCCTCcactaatattttgattattatgCGTGTTCTATAAATTTTGATGTACTGAATTTCCATTATCATCCTTGAGAGTTGAGACCATTACTGTTTTATTCTACTTGTATTTTTCTTAATAAACATATAATGACTGCCAACTTATGGTTTTTTTTATGCGTTGTTGAGGATTTGGAATATTCTGTTTGAATACGACTGCTATTACTGTTTAAAAGAACCTTGTTTACTTTCATTATGTGTGTGTTTACAGCTTCTTTTATTTAAAGTACTCTCTGTCCCtaaaagtttgtcccattttttcatttctcttctTCCCACAATttgtcttatttcactttttatcattttttgttaGCGAatcttatattccactaattcatttctactcacattttattataaaattaatatataaaagtaggatctaAAATACAAGAGCATGAGTTTGTGTGTTTCTTTTGTCAATCTGTTGCAGcataaatagaaaatactaCAAACTATGAAAGaacataaaaaatttaaatttcgaaAAAAAGAAGACAAATGCTCCCCGATACACCTCCAATGAGTCTAAATGGGGTATGCTGTATGCACTTGCCCAAAAAGTGGTCAAATTCCCAACTTTGCAACTATCTTTattaacagaaaaaaaaatgtggaACTTACAAATGTGTCACTTAAAGTGATACGAAATGAGTATCTGGTAAAAATCAACATGTTTTAACGACGGTCTGATAGCAATCCCAAGCAGAGCCCCCCTGGGGCGCCCATTGCTCCGCCAATATCCCCTCAAGCTCAGTCGGGGAGCAAGGCAGCGTGAGCGCCCCATGGTGATGGAAGCCATactcctcggccgcctgctccaACAAGCGCAGGAAGGAGGGACGGGTCAAGAAACTCAAGGGCAAAACGAACCTCTTAAGGTCGTCATCTTCGACCGCCATCACCGCGAAGTGCCCCTCCTTCACGTCCTCCGGCACCCATTTCTTTCGAGGAATCAAACTTTTTTGTAGCATTTTCACCACTATTTTCAGCTTTACAAAACCGCCATTTTTCCTTTTCACGCTTGCTCTTGCTTTTGGCATGTTTGTTAGATTGTGTTTCTGTTAAGCTACAATGATGCGTGTACAAATATATAGAGAGAGGTCTAGATcgaattaataattaaaaaaaaaaaagaaaagaaacgaGAATGTTGATATTATGTTTTTGTGAGTGGTGGTAATAATTTTCCGCTTATAAAGCAATCAAttgtaataattaaaattttaaaattcggtGAAAAACAAAACCCGTGACAGCTTAATTTGTCCGTTATATAAGTACACGTActtaatttatactccatttcattaaaataagcTCCGTACTTAAGCTGTCGGTATTACTCATT
It contains:
- the LOC121793093 gene encoding auxin-induced protein 10A5-like, producing the protein MPKARASVKRKNGGFVKLKIVVKMLQKSLIPRKKWVPEDVKEGHFAVMAVEDDDLKRFVLPLSFLTRPSFLRLLEQAAEEYGFHHHGALTLPCSPTELEGILAEQWAPQGGSAWDCYQTVVKTC